The proteins below come from a single Diadema setosum chromosome 21, eeDiaSeto1, whole genome shotgun sequence genomic window:
- the LOC140244854 gene encoding monocarboxylate transporter 14-like: protein MKVTRQRWRWVVLLATVISSLFFEGLLAATGVYLVVWKGYFDCTAAEISFIASTQVMMFHVGGLSSGALINRFGYRVMATLGGLMSSLGVLLSVFAPSRLMLCLTYGVVSGFFAGALFPANAVALANYFDKNFSTIRGISSGGSGIGIILFPPLVQFLVDVYGWQGSMLIVSAIMGNLVVGGLLLRPLDSWGKRPVGNQSENPQPEHVRRDKGGPNGAVYQRVSGSNDIADDTTHEFNRCQRMDNEGNAYVGTRSLSSNCESVAGDSESLTDDGKSTDETITDGMETSFMDVEIIRPSNSETQTARYAQMETCPKGDEHSCEITATNEVATASLAMECRDVAKAISVMTQVKSNNPLPAVFHAVGLSMLSYSFRLSVLMFSQFIIAICYNAVISHLPNMVVLRGIKPQMASFLMSFLGIGSTIGRVGGGVLPDLGRLSPSNVYMIFMVVCGVTVIVCMASSTYWLYALSCTLAGVSSGGTFSLQVVLAWNYVGKDHLGKAVGLVLLSHGLGGIVGPVLGGWLYDLTGTYHLTFYVFGATLSLSGFVFLLEPILRRLETKKARRILKEHGDDDEASVENINER, encoded by the exons ATGAAGGTGACCAGACAGCGGTGGCGATGGGTCGTCCTTCTAGCTACTGTCATCAGCTCGCTGTTCTTCGAGGGGTTGCTCGCGGCTACGGGTGTCTACCTCGTCGTTTGGAAGGGGTACTTCGACTGCACCGCGGCAGAAATTAGCTTCATCGCCAGTACCCAAGTCATGATGTTTCATGTCG GTGGGCTTTCTTCCGGTGCGCTAATCAACAGGTTTGGATATCGTGTGATGGCCACGCTGGGTGGTTTGATGTCGTCACTCGGAGTACTGTTGAGTGTGTTCGCGCCCTCTCGTCTCATGCTTTGCTTGACGTATGGTGTGGTATCAG ggTTTTTCGCTGGAGCGTTATTCCCTGCCAACGCCGTAGCGTTAGCCAACTACTTCGACAAGAACTTTAGCACGATTCGCGGTATCTCGTCGGGCGGGTCCGGCATCGGCATAATTCTCTTTCCACCTCTGGTCCAGTTCCTTGTCGACGTGTATGGCTGGCAGGGCAGCATGCTGATCGTCAGCGCCATTATGGGAAACCTTGTCGTTGGGGGCCTCCTCCTTAGGCCGTTGGACTCGTGGGGAAAACGACCAGTTGGGAATCAAAGCGAGAATCCACAACCAGAGCACGTAAGGCGGGACAAGGGCGGTCCAAATGGCGCGGTCTATCAGAGGGTGTCGGGATCGAACGATATTGCAGACGACACAACTCACGAGTTTAACCGGTGTCAACGCATGGACAATGAGGGAAACGCTTACGTCGGGACTCGTTCACTTTCAAGCAATTGTGAAAGCGTCGCAGGCGATAGCGAAAGCCTCACAGATGATGGCAAAAGCACAGACGAGACCATCACAGATGGCATGGAGACAAGCTTTATGGATGTTGAGATCATAAGACCATCCAACAGTGAAACACAAACCGCAAGATACGCGCAGATGGAAACATGCCCTAAAGGTGATGAACACTCATGTGAAATTACTGCAACCAATGAAGTTGCAACTGCGTCACTTGCTATGGAATGTCGCGATGTTGCCAAAGCCATATCTGTAATGACTCAGGTCAAAAGTAATAACCCTCTTCCCGCAGTTTTTCATGCCGTTGGACTTTCCATGCTCTCTTACAGCTTCCGCTTATCAGTCTTGATGTTCTCACAATTCATAATCGCCATTTGTTACAATGCTGTCATTAGTCACCTTCCCAACATGGTTGTTCTTCGTGGAATCAAACCCCAAATGGCGTCTTTCTTGATGTCGTTCCTCGGAATCGGTAGCACGATTGGTCGAGTTGGCGGCGGTGTTCTACCGGACTTGGGCCGGTTGTCCCCCTCGAACGTGTACATGATTTTCATGGTCGTCTGCGGTGTAACGGTCATTGTGTGCATGGCGAGCTCGACGTACTGGCTGTACGCGCTCTCCTGCACGTTGGCTGGCGTCTCCAGCGGCGGCACGTTCAGCCTACAGGTTGTCCTTGCCTGGAATTACGTAGGGAAAGATCATTTGGGCAAGGCAGTGGGACTCGTCTTGCTAAGCCACGGACTTGGAGGTATTGTTGGGCCTGTGCTAGGAG GTTGGCTGTACGATTTAACCGGGACATACCACCTGACGTTCTACGTTTTCGGAGCGACCCTGTCGCTGTCCGGGTTTGTCTTCCTTCTGGAGCCGATACTGCGGCGACTCGAAACAAAGAAAGCCAGACGTATCCTGAAGGAGcatggagatgatgatgaagctTCCGTTGAAAATATAAACGAGAGATGA